Proteins from a single region of Sphingomonas swuensis:
- the fabF gene encoding beta-ketoacyl-ACP synthase II, with amino-acid sequence MRRVVVTGLGLVTPLGSDVETTWKNILASKSGAGPITRFDTTAHKCKIACEVKPADHEYGFDPGKRVDHKIQRQVDPFIVFGLDAAGQALEDAGLTDMPDAMKLRAGCSIGSGIGGLPGIEIESLVLAEKGPGRVSPHFVHGRLINLISGQVSIKYGLMGPNHAVVTACSTGAHSIGDAARMIRDDDADIMVAGGAEATICPIGVAGFAQARALNMSYNDRPEQASRPYDKNRDGFVMGEGAGVVVLEEYEHAKARGATIYAEVVGYGLSGDAYHVTAPHPDGLGAENAMRMALRKAGMEPGDIDYINAHGTSTMADTIELAAAKRVFGDDLGGASMSSTKSAIGHLLGGAGAVESIFCILALRDQIVPPTLNLDTPDEGTEGVDLVPHVAKKRPVKAVLNNSFGFGGTNASLVLKAI; translated from the coding sequence ATGCGTCGTGTCGTGGTCACGGGTCTGGGTTTGGTGACGCCGCTTGGGAGCGACGTCGAGACCACCTGGAAGAACATCCTTGCGTCCAAGAGCGGCGCCGGGCCGATCACGCGCTTCGACACCACCGCCCACAAGTGCAAGATCGCCTGCGAAGTGAAGCCGGCTGATCATGAATATGGCTTCGATCCGGGCAAGCGGGTCGACCACAAGATCCAGCGGCAGGTCGATCCGTTCATCGTCTTCGGGCTCGATGCCGCCGGGCAGGCGCTCGAGGATGCCGGTCTGACCGACATGCCCGACGCAATGAAGCTTCGTGCAGGCTGCTCGATCGGCAGCGGGATCGGCGGCCTTCCGGGAATCGAGATCGAGAGCCTGGTTCTCGCCGAAAAGGGCCCGGGCCGGGTCTCTCCTCACTTTGTCCACGGCCGGCTGATCAACCTCATCTCGGGCCAGGTCTCGATCAAGTACGGCTTGATGGGTCCGAACCATGCGGTCGTGACCGCCTGCTCGACCGGAGCCCACTCGATCGGCGACGCGGCACGCATGATCCGCGACGACGATGCCGACATCATGGTCGCGGGCGGCGCCGAGGCGACCATCTGCCCGATCGGCGTGGCCGGCTTCGCCCAGGCCCGCGCGCTCAACATGAGCTACAACGACCGCCCCGAGCAGGCCAGCCGCCCTTATGACAAGAACCGCGACGGCTTCGTCATGGGCGAGGGCGCCGGGGTGGTGGTGCTCGAGGAATATGAGCACGCAAAGGCCCGCGGCGCGACCATCTACGCCGAGGTCGTCGGCTACGGCCTGTCGGGCGACGCCTACCACGTCACCGCTCCGCACCCCGACGGGCTCGGCGCCGAGAATGCGATGCGCATGGCGCTCCGCAAGGCCGGCATGGAGCCGGGCGACATCGACTACATCAACGCCCACGGCACCTCGACCATGGCCGACACGATCGAGCTCGCTGCCGCCAAGCGCGTGTTCGGCGACGATCTCGGCGGTGCGTCGATGAGCAGCACCAAGTCGGCGATCGGCCACCTCCTGGGCGGCGCCGGCGCGGTCGAAAGCATCTTCTGCATCCTCGCGCTTCGCGACCAGATCGTGCCTCCGACGCTCAACCTCGACACGCCAGACGAGGGTACCGAAGGGGTCGACCTCGTTCCTCACGTCGCCAAGAAGCGGCCGGTCAAGGCGGTGCTGAACAACAGCTTCGGCTTCGGCGGGACCAACGCCAGCCTGGTGCTCAAGGCTATCTGA